From Pseudomonas sp. AN-1:
TCAAGCTGCGGGTGATGAGCCGTCATCAGCAGCTGCTGCGCCTCGACTTCGAGGAGCCCTTCGCCACCGACGCCGACGCCCTGCTCGGCGAGGTGGCGGCGCTGCTCGACCGGGTCAAGGTGGTGATCCTCTCCGACTACGGCAAGGGGGCGCTGAAGAACCATCAGGCGCTGATCCAGGCCGCCCGTGCCCGCAACCTGCCGGTGCTGGCCGACCCCAAGGGCAGGGACTTCGCCATCTACCGCGGCGCCAGCCTGATCACGCCGAATCTCGCCGAGTTCGAGGCGGTGGTCGGCCGCTGCGCCGACGAGGCCGAGCTGGTGGCCAAGGGCCTCGCGCTGCTCGCCGAGCTGCAGCTGGGCGCGCTGCTGGTGACCCGCGGCGAGCATGGCATGACCCTGCTGCGCCAGGGGCAGCCGGCCCTGCACCTGCCGGCGCGCGCGCGCGAGGTGTTCGACGTCACCGGCGCCGGCGATACCGTGATCTCCACCCTGGCCACCGCGCTGGCCGCCGGCGAGGAGCTGCCGCAGGCGGTGGCGCTGGCCAACCTGGCCGCCAGCATCGTGGTCGGCAAGCTCGGCACTGCCACCGTCAGCGCTCCGGAACTGCGCCGTGCGGTGCAGCGCGAGCAGGGCGCAGGTCGCGGGGTGATGACCCTCGACCAGCTGCTGCCGGCCCTCGAGGACGCCCGCGCCCACGGCGAGAAGGTGGTGTTCACCAACGGCTGCTTCGATATCCTCCATGCCGGCCATGTCGCCTACCTCGAGCAGGCCCGTGCCCTCGGCGACCGTCTGATCGTGGCGATCAACGACGACGCCTCGGTGACCCGCCTCAAGGGGCCGGGACGGCCGATCAACAGCGTCGACCGGCGCATGGCGGTGCTCGCCGGCCTCGGGGCGGTGGACTGGGTGGTCAGCTTCAGCGAGGACACGCCCGAGGCGCTGCTCGAGAAAGTGCGCCCGGACGTGCTGGTCAAGGGCGGCGACTACGGCCTCGACCAGGTGGTGGGCGCCGGCATCGTGCAGACGTATGGTGGTGACGTGAAGGTGCTTAACTTCGTCGATAGTTGCTCGACCACGGCAATCGTCGAGAAGATTCGCGAACGCTCGTGAGGCAGGCGGCTGGCAGCGCCTGTCACCTGCTCCAGGTTAACGCCCGGTCTGCCGGGCCTCGGTCAGCTCCCCGGCGAGAGAGCTGGCGTGATCAGTTCAATGGTGGAAAGCACAGATGATCGGAATAAAAAGTATCGCCAGCTACATCCCGGCGGGCCGCATCGACAACATCGCCCAGGCCGCGTCCTTCGACCGCGACGAGGCGTTCGTCGCGAGCAAGATCGGCACCGCCACGCTTTCCGTGAAGGATGCCGCCGAGGAAACCTCGGATCTGTGTGCCGCCGCCGTGCGCAACCTGCTGGCCAAGAACCCCGAGCTGCGCCTCGAGGATGTCCAGGCGCTGATCGTGGTGACCCAGAACGGCGACGGCGAAGGCCTGCCGCACACCTCGGCCATCGCCCAGCACAAGATCGGCCTGCCGACCGGCGTCGCCTGCTTCGACGTGTCGCTCGGCTGCTCGGGCTTCGTCTATGGCCTCTACGCGATCAAGGGCTTCATGGAAGCCACCGGGCTGAAGAACGGCATCCTGGTCACCGCCGATCCCTACTCGAAGATCATGGACCGCAGCGACCGCATGACCACCCTGCTGTTCGGCGATGCCGCCACTGCCACCTGGATCGGCGAGGACCCGGTCTGGGAGCTGGGTCCGGCGCGCTTCGGCACCGACGGCAGCGGCGCCGACCACCTGATCGTGCGCGACGGCTGCTTCCACATGAACGGCCGCCAGGTGTTCAACTTCGCCAGCCTGAAGATCATCCCGCACATGCAGGAGGTGCTCGAGGAGGCCGGCCTGAGCCTGGACAGCGTGGATGCCTACTGCCTGCACCAGGGCAGCGGCGCGATCGTCGATGCCATCGCCAAGAGACTAGGCGAGAATGGTGACAGAGTCGTGAAGGACATGTTCGGCGCCGGCAACACCGTGTCCTCGACCATTCCGCTGCTGATGGAGCGCTATGCCTTCGAAGGCTCGGCGTGGAAGAACCTGGTGATGAGCGGCTTCGGCGTCGGCCTGTCCTGGGGTTCGGCGGTGCTGCTGCGCCGCTGATCGTCGCGGGTTGCGGCGACGGCCGCAACCCGTCCGCTCCCGGGCCGCAAGCCGGCAGGGAGTGATCCTGCCCGGCGTGCCAGCCGTACCTCTAGGCGCAGCGGCGCTGGCGCAGCCAGTCGCTCCAGCCGATGCGTTCGTCGCGGATCAGCCAGCCGTCCTGTGCGGCGAATCCTTCCGAAAGCCACAGGCCGTCGGTGGCCGCACGGCGCAGCTCGCCCTGCTGCAGGGTGTACAGCTCGCCGGGGTTGCCTTCCAGCGGCAGCAGGTAGAGGTCCGGGTTGTGCCGGTCGAGGCGGCTGACCAGCACGCCGTCCTCCAGGCACTCGTCGCTGTGGAACAGGCTCGGCGCCTGCAGCGCCGCCGGCA
This genomic window contains:
- a CDS encoding ketoacyl-ACP synthase III is translated as MIGIKSIASYIPAGRIDNIAQAASFDRDEAFVASKIGTATLSVKDAAEETSDLCAAAVRNLLAKNPELRLEDVQALIVVTQNGDGEGLPHTSAIAQHKIGLPTGVACFDVSLGCSGFVYGLYAIKGFMEATGLKNGILVTADPYSKIMDRSDRMTTLLFGDAATATWIGEDPVWELGPARFGTDGSGADHLIVRDGCFHMNGRQVFNFASLKIIPHMQEVLEEAGLSLDSVDAYCLHQGSGAIVDAIAKRLGENGDRVVKDMFGAGNTVSSTIPLLMERYAFEGSAWKNLVMSGFGVGLSWGSAVLLRR
- the hldE gene encoding bifunctional D-glycero-beta-D-manno-heptose-7-phosphate kinase/D-glycero-beta-D-manno-heptose 1-phosphate adenylyltransferase HldE — protein: MKLSMPRFDQAPVLVVGDVMLDRYWHGATNRISPEAPVPVVKVEQVEDRPGGAANVALNIAALGAPAWLVGVTGQDEAADSLAARLQAAGVAAHFQRLAAQPTIVKLRVMSRHQQLLRLDFEEPFATDADALLGEVAALLDRVKVVILSDYGKGALKNHQALIQAARARNLPVLADPKGRDFAIYRGASLITPNLAEFEAVVGRCADEAELVAKGLALLAELQLGALLVTRGEHGMTLLRQGQPALHLPARAREVFDVTGAGDTVISTLATALAAGEELPQAVALANLAASIVVGKLGTATVSAPELRRAVQREQGAGRGVMTLDQLLPALEDARAHGEKVVFTNGCFDILHAGHVAYLEQARALGDRLIVAINDDASVTRLKGPGRPINSVDRRMAVLAGLGAVDWVVSFSEDTPEALLEKVRPDVLVKGGDYGLDQVVGAGIVQTYGGDVKVLNFVDSCSTTAIVEKIRERS